Proteins encoded by one window of Vigna radiata var. radiata cultivar VC1973A chromosome 5, Vradiata_ver6, whole genome shotgun sequence:
- the LOC106762614 gene encoding DNA ligase 1-like, whose product MATETLEDNQPPLHDDDDLAKPQPNPAIPDKDASEDAAKSEDANVEDKARTDYPGVEEEEPPQKKEEIDEDEEDEEEEEDDEAQEKEETVKAKGRSKETPSKSKKSKKDATSEKKDPVTPTSERPTRERKTVERFSVPSPAKSGRSSASKGFTIEKGRGTQLKDIPNVAFKLSKRKPDDNLHMLHTLLFGKKTKAHNLKRNIGQFSGYVWTENEDKQRAKIKERIDKFVKEKLLYFCDVLNIQINKANAKKEELSAKLLEFLESPHATTDILLADIEQKGKKRSRKLTPNKSPGEASIEIPSKKQKQTSQSGKKQKESSDEDEDDKAEISDAKDDSQEDEDVPAPNNESDEEESKSEEEEEKPKSRKRASNKAVKESSVGKTVDKTSTVKKTSVKDAKNIEKTPKKTSKKTVAEHDSASASISKPKQPASKKPKTVSEKQDAKGKASSKKQTDKSSKTLLKDQGKSKSNKKAKTEPTKTDMHAVVVDILKEVDFNTATLSDILRQLGTHFGMDLMHRKAEVKDIITDVINNMSDEEDEEEAENDDDADKDDDGDEDDA is encoded by the exons ATGGCCACCGAAACCCTAGAAGACAACCAGCCTCCCCTCCATGACGATGACGACCTCGCCAAACCCCAACCCAACCCTGCAATTCCCGACAAAGATGCTTCCGAGGACGCTGCCAAATCCGAGGACGCAAATGTCGAGGACAAGGCCAGAACTGACTATCCCGGAGTAGAAGAGGAAGAGCCACCTCAGAAGAAAGAGGAGATCGACgaggatgaagaagatgaggaagaagaagaggatgacGAAGCCCAAGAGAAAGAAGAGACGGTCAAGGCTAAGGGACGTAGCAAAGAGACTCCAAGTAAGTCAAAGAAGAGTAAGAAGGATGCTACGTCGGAGAAGAAGGATCCCGTTACGCCGACGAGTGAGAGACCTACGAGGGAGAGAAAAACGGTGGAGCGCTTCTCTGTGCCTTCGCCGGCGAAGTCTGGAAGGTCCTCTGCTAGTAAGGGTTTCACAATTGAAAAG GGACGTGGCACGCAGCTCAAGGATATCCCGAACG TGGCGTTTAAGTTGTCAAAGAGAAAACCTGATGACAATCTGCATATGCTTCATACTTTACTGTTTGGGAAGAAAACAAAG GCACACAATTTAAAGAGAAACATAGGCCAGTTTTCTGGTTATGTGTGGACTGAAAATGAG GACAAACAGAGGGCCAAAATAAAGGAGAGGATTGATAAATTTGTCAAAGAAAAGTTGTTGTACTTCTGTGATGTTCTTAATATTCAGATAAACAAGGCCAATGCAAAAAAG GAGGAGCTGTCTGCAAAGTTGTTGGAATTTTTGGAGTCCCCACATGCTACAACTGACATTCTACTTGCTGATATAGAGCAG AAAGGTAAAAAGAGATCCAGAAAGTTAACCCCTAACAAGTCTCCAGGGGAAGCATCTATAGAGATACCTTCTAAG AAGCAAAAACAAACTTCCCAATCTGGGAAAAAGCAAAAGGAGTCTTCtgatgaggatgaagatgataAAGCTGAAATTTCAGATGCAAAAGATGATTCTcaggaagatgaagatgttcCTGCACCAAACAATGAAAGTGATGAAGAGGAAAGTAAAtcagaggaagaggaagagaaaccAAAGTCTCGCAAGCGTGCTTCCAATAAAGCTGTTAAAGAGAGTTCAGTTGGTAAAACTGTAGATAAAACCTCAACTGTCAAGAAGACCTCTGTGAAAGATGCCAAGAACATTGAAAAGACTCcaaaaaaaacatcaaagaaaACTGTTGCTGAGCATGACAGTGCTTCTGCCTCCATTTCCAAGCCAAAGCAACCTGCATCCAAGAAACCGAAAACTGTAAGTGAAAAGCAGGATGCTAAGGGGAAGGCCTCAAGCAAAAAACAAACTGACAAATCTTCAAAGACTTTGCTTAAGGATCAAG ggaaaagtaaaagtaataaGAAGGCCAAGACTGAACCTACTAAGACGGACATGCATGCTGTAGTTGTTGATATTTTGAAGGAAGTAGATTTCAATACT GCAACTTTGTCCGATATACTCAGGCAACTTG GTACCCACTTTGGTATGGATTTAATGCACAGAAAAGCAGAGGTGAAGGATATAATTACGGACGTAATTAATAACATGTCTgatgaggaagatgaagaagaagctgAGAATGATGATGATGCAGATAAAGATGATGACGGTGATGAGGATGATGCGTGA
- the LOC106761500 gene encoding omega-hydroxypalmitate O-feruloyl transferase yields the protein MAKTEMSRTELNVKQGEPTRVQPAEETEKGPYFLSNLDQNIAVPVRTVYCFKSAFRGNEDAAQIIKDSLSKILVPYYPMAGTLSISSEGKLIVHNPGEGALFVEAEANCDIEEIGDLTKPDPRTLGKLVYNVPGARNILEMPLMTVQVTKFKCGGFTLGLCMNHCMKDGLCAMEFVNAWSETARGLDLKIPPFLDRTIIKARDPPKVEFKHTEFDEIEDVSETRKLYEEENMLYRSFFFDPEKLDLLKKKVTEDGVLSKCSTFEALSAFVWRARTAALRMQPEQQTKLLFAVDGRSRFVPPIPKGYFGNAIVLTNSLCEAGELLRNPLSYSVGLIRKAIDMVTDSYMRSAIDYFEVTRARPSLTATLLITTWTKLSFHTTDFGWGEPLCSGPVTLPEKEVILFLSHGQERKNVNVLLGLPKSAMEIFEDLLMQV from the exons ATGGCCAAAACGGAGATGTCTAGAACCGAACTCAATGTAAAGCAAGGAGAACCAACACGAGTTCAGCCTgcagaagaaacagaaaaaggaCCTTACTTCCTTTCAAATCTTGACCAGAACATTGCTGTTCCTGTGCGCACGGTGTACTGCTTCAAATCTGCTTTCAGAGGAAACGAGGATGCTGCACAAATTATCAAGGATTCCTTGTCGAAGATTCTTGTCCCTTATTACCCCATGGCAGGCACGCTGTCTATAAGCTCGGAAGGGAAGTTGATAGTGCATAATCCTGGGGAGGGTGCATTGTTTGTGGAGGCTGAAGCAAATTGTGACATCGAAGAGATAGGAGACTTGACAAAACCAGACCCTCGTACTCTTGGGAAACTGGTTTACAATGTTCCTGGTGCACGAAACATTCTTGAGATGCCTCTTATGACTGTTCAG GTGACAAAGTTCAAATGCGGAGGTTTTACTTTGGGGCTTTGCATGAACCACTGCATGAAAGATGGACTATGTGCCATggagtttgtgaatgcatggAGTGAGACAGCTCGAGGTTTAGACTTAAAGATCCCACCATTTCTTGATCGAACTATAATCAAAGCACGTGATCCTCCCaaagtagagttcaaacacACCGAATTTGACGAAATAGAGGATGTGTCAGAGACTAGAAAGCTTTATGAGGAAGAAAACATGCTCTACAGATCCTTCTTCTTCGATCCTGAGAAGCTCGATCTACTTAAGAAAAAGGTGACAGAAGACGGAGTTTTGAGCAAGTGCTCAACTTTTGAAGCGCTCTCAGCGTTTGTGTGGAGAGCTCGAACTGCAGCATTAAGGATGCAACCTGAGCAACAAACAAAGCTTCTCTTTGCAGTTGATGGAAGGTCAAGATTCGTTCCCCCAATACCAAAAGGGTACTTTGGCAATGCTATTGTGTTGACAAATTCGTTGTGTGAGGCTGGGGAGTTATTGAGGAACCCTTTGTCATATTCCGTGGGATTGATTCGCAAGGCAATTGACATGGTTACTGATAGTTACATGAGATCTGCCATTGACTATTTTGAAGTCACAAGAGCTAGGCCATCTCTAACAGCCACCCTTTTGATCACAACTTGGACTAAGTTGTCTTTCCACACCACAGATTTTGGCTGGGGTGAACCTCTATGTTCTGGTCCTGTCACTCTGCCAGAGAAAGAagtcattttgtttttatcacaTGGTCAAGAAAGGAAAAACGTAAATGTTCTTCTGGGGTTGCCCAAGTCTGCCATGGAAATTTTTGAAGATTTGTTGATGCAGGTGTGA